GCGGCGGCGATTGACGGCGGCCAGCCCGTCGTTCTTCGCCAGGATGTCGCGTTCGATGGTGATCAGCCGCGGCTGGTTCAGCGCGGCGCCGCCGTCGATGGCGTCGGGACGGTCGGGGCGGTGATGGTGATGCGCGTGGTCATGGCCATGATCGTGCCCGTGGTCATGATCGTGGTGCCCGTGATCGGCATGGCTGTGGCGGAACACCGTGCCGTCGGGGGCGACATGCTCGTGGGTGTCATCGTGATGGTGGTGGGCATGGTGGTGAGCCACGCCGTGCCCACCGTCATGGCCGTGCCCGTCACCATGGCCGTGCCCGTCGCCATGGCGGTGCCGGTAGACCTTGCCATCCGGGCCGATATGCTCATGCTCCGCATCGGTGGCCTTGCCGTCGATCCGGGTTTCGCCTTCTCCGCAACCGCAAACCGTGCACATCACGCGCTCTCCCACTCTTCGGTCCGCCCCGCTTTTCGCAAGGCAATCGCTTTGTCCGTCCGGCGATCCATCATCCGACGAGCCGTCCGCTTCGGCAAGAGATCGTCATTCGTGTACCTCTATGCCGCAGGCGACGCAGGGATCGAGCATCGCGACCAGCAGCCGCGCCCGCTCCGCCGCATCGTCGCGGCCGCGCACCTCGGCACCGGCCAGTCCGCGGGCCAGCGGGCCGTCGGGGGCGAAGTTCCAGTCGGTCGGGGCCACCATGCGGGCATCGGCGATCCGCCCCGCCTCGTCCAGCCGCAACCAGTGGGCGAGCCGCCCGCGCGCCGTCTCCGCCACGCCGCAGCCCGATCCCGGAGCCGGACCTGCCGCCATCGACGGATCGGCGGGGCGCAGATCGGCGATGGCCGCCTCCATCCGCCGCGGCAGCTCGGCCAGATCGGCGAGCCGCGCCGCGAACAGCCGGGCCAGCCCGTTGCCGAAGCGTTCCGTTACCGAAGCGACCAGCGGATGCGCCGCCTGCCGTTCCAGCGGGCCGGTCAGCGCCGGACCGCCTTCGTACCGTGGCCGGGAGGCGAATGTCGGGTCGCCGGACAGCGCCGCGGCGAACCAGTCCGGTGTGCTTTCGCCGAGCATGGGGATGTCACCCGCCCCCCAGCCGGCCAGGCCGGGGCCGAGCAGCCGGGCGGCCAGGCGCGCGGCATCGCTGGCACCATGGCCGGCCCAGCGCGCGAGGTCGTCGGCATCCCGAGGCGGCGGTCCGGCGAAGACCTCCTCCGCCAGCCAGGCGTCCATCCGGTCCAGAGCGGCGCGCAGGGCCGCTCCATCGGGCCGAAGGACGCCGCCGCCCGGCCGCACGCCGTCCTTGCCGGGATAGAGCGCCGGCATGACCGCGGAAACCGCCTGTCGCAGGGCGCGCAGGGCAGCCGGGCGGGAAGGGACGCCGAGGCGCGCCGGCCATTCCACCACCGCCTGCCAGCCGTGGCTGTCCAGGGCTTCCGCATCGCTCAGCAGGCGGCGCGCGGTCTCCTGCGTGCCCGCATCGATGCCCAGCGCCGCTTCGCAGGCGCGGGCGACGGCCAGTCCCTGCGCGGTGCCGCACAGGCTGAACAGCAGGGGCGCCAGCCGCACCGCCTCCTCCGCCCGGCGGCCGACCAGGGCGACGACGGCGCGCGGGCGCCGGGCGGCGACCTCGGACCGGCCGATGATGGCGGCGCCCATGTTGCCAGCGCCCGATCTGCTGTCGAGCCGCAGCCGGACGGATACCGATCCCTCTGCGGGAAATGTGGCTGCGGTCATGGTGAAGTCCTGGGGCGGCGGCGGGCCTATCCTGACGGAACCGGGATGCAACTCATTGACCTGCGTCAAAATACGTAGATCCGGCGGGGCGGAGACGGCGTCTCGGTCATGGCCGAGATGACGCTTTCTGATACACTTCGCACCAACCGCGCCAGAGAGCCGGGCTTCCCATGCGTCGGACGGGAGGGCCGTGGCCGGCGCGACACGACATCAGAGGATGCTTGTCCATGAAACGCTTCTCCCTCGCCTCGGCCGTCCTGCTGGCCGGGCTGGTGCTGCCGGCGGTCGCCGACGCCCATACCTTCGGTGCCCATGACGCCGGCTTCGTCCACGGCTTCCTGCATCCGGTCGGCGGCTGGGACCATCTGCTGGCCATGGTGGCGGTCGGGCTGTGGGCGGCGCAACGCGGCGGCGCGGCGCTCTGGGCCCTGCCGGCGGCCTTCGTCACCGCCATGATCGGCGGCGGCCTGCTGGGCATGGCCGGGATCGGCCTGCCGGCGGTGGAACTGGGGATCGCCGGTTCGGTCATCGTGCTGGGCGCCCTGGTCGCCGCGCAGTCGCGCCTGTCGCTGCCGGTATCGCTGGCGGCGGTCGCCCTGTTCGCGCTGTTCCACGGCCACGCCCATGGGGCCGAGATGCCGGAGGCGGCGCAGCCGCTGCTCTACGGTCTGGGCTTTGCCCTCGCCACCGCCCTGCTGCATGGGGCCGGCGTCGCCGTGGCCCTGTCGCTGCGCGGCGTCGCCCGCGAGGGCAAGGGCGGGCTCGTCCTGCGCGGCCTGGGTGCCGCCATCGGGCTGGGCGGCGTGGCGCTGGTCACGCTGGCCTGATCGCAGGCCGAGGACTCCGTTCTTCACGACGGGGCCGGGAGGGAGACCTTCCGGCCCTTTGCCTGTGCAGGTCTGGCCGGAACAATCGCCTCCCCCCGGTGTTGCAAGCCGGCAGTCCCCACAGGAGACGTCCGGCATGACCCACCACAACGACGCCATTCCGTCCGCCGCTCCGTCCGCGTCGGTTCCGTCCGACCACGCGGCCGCTGCCGGGGCCACGACGGCGACACAGAACCGCCGGCCCGAAGAGATCGAACACGAGATCGAGTCGATCCGCGCCCGCATGGACGCGGTGATCGACGAGATCGAGTTCCGCCTGTCGCCCGGCCAGATGTCGGGCGGGGTGGTGCAGGTGGTGCGCGACGTCATCCAGGGCGGCGGCGACGGCATGTCCGGCCGGATCGCCCGCGCCGTCCGCGCCAACCCGGTTCCCGTGGCGCTGATGGGCGTCGGCGCCCTCTGGCTCGCCTGGGCAGTCGCCCGCACGCCGGAGTCGACCACGGAGTTCGACGATTACGATTCCCGTGGCCGGCAGCTGGACCCGCGCGGCCGCCATCTGCTGACCGACCTGATCGCCGCCTGCCGCGACGGCTCTGACGCCTTCCGCCGCGCCGACATGACCATCGCCGACCCGGCCCTGTCCTCCCGCCTGGAGGCTCTGGCCGACCAGCTCGACCGCAGCGCCATGGCGCTGGATACCGAACTGCGCGACGGCGGCGGCTGGATCGAGACCGCGGGCGATGGCGGACTGGTCTGGTCGCCGCTGCACGGCCTGGCGGAAGCGAGCGCCCGCAGCGTGGTGGCGGGCATCGGCGGAACGGCCGGGCGGGGGGACCTGCTGGCGCGGCTGGAAATCGGGCTGGACGGGACGCTGGCCCTGTTCCGCGACGCCCTGCGCGATGCGCCGGACGATCACCTGCAGGTCGTCATCGGCGCCCAGTTCCATGCCGTGGAGACCGCCCGCCACCGCGTCGGCGCGCTGCGCGAAGCCGTGGTCTGAGGAGGGCGGGTCATGCTGGGGTTGAGCCGCCGCCATTACCACGAGCGCCGGAACCGTGTGACCGGGCATCACGCCGCCAACGATGCGCGCGGCGGAAGCCGGGGCGGGCGCGGGCGGTCGGCGGAAACCCCGTCGGACATTCCCAGACAGGGATGGAAGGACATCCTGCTGCGGGTGTGGGACGAGCAGAGCAAGGACAACCTGTCGATGCTGGCGGCGGGTGTCGCCTATTACGGTCTGCTCGCCATCTTCCCGGCCATCGCGGCGCTCGTCTCCATCTACGGCCTCGTCGCCGACCCCGCAATGATCGAGACCCAACTGGGCCAGATGGGCGGACTGCTGCCGCCGGAAGCCTTGTCCATCGTCAGCGACCAGGCCCGCAAGGTGGCGACCGCCCCGTCCCAGGGGCTGGGTTTCGGGCTGGTCTTCGGCCTGCTGCTGACCCTGTGGAGCGCGTCGCGCGGCACCAACTCGATGGTGACGGCGCTCAACATCGCCTATGGCGAGCAGGAGACGCGCGGCATCATCAAGCTGGCACTGCTGTCGATGTCCCTGACGGTCGCCGGCCTGCTGTTCGTCATCGTCGCCATGGTGATGATCGTCGCGGTGCCGGCCGCGATCGCCATCGTCGGGCTGCAGGAAACGCCGGTCGGCTGGATCGCCAGCCTCGCCCGCTGGCCGATCCTCGCGGTGGCGATCATCCTGGGGCTTGCCGTCTTCTACCGCTACGCCCCCGACCGGCGGGAGCCGCAATGGCGCTGGGTCAGCTGGGGGTCGGTGACGGCAACCCTGGTCTGGCTGTTGGGGTCGCTGGGCTTTTCCATCTATGTGTCGAATTTCGGCAGCTACAACGAGACCTACGGGTCTGTCGGCGCGGTCGTGGTGCTGCTGCTGTGGTTCAACCTGACCTCCTATGTCGTGCTGCTGGGGGCCGAGCTGAACGCGGAGATCGAGCACCAGACCGCCCGTGACACGACCGCCCGCAACGGCCACCCCGCCCGTCCGTTGGGGCAGCGCGACGCCTATGTCGCCGACACGGTGGGCGAACGCAAGGCGGGCTGACGGCGGAAATGCCCCTTGGCAGGGCAGCGGCCGTGCGCTATGGTGGCTCCCATGCAACAGGTGCTTTCCATCGCGTCCTGCGGACGCTCCCGATACTTTGGCCGCTGGTTTCGTCCGGCGGCCTAGGAACGCGCATCTGTCGCTCATTCCCGAAGCCGCCCGGACCGACCCGCGGCGGCTTTCGTGCTTGTGACCCCGGCCCTTGAAGGGCTGCACATCCTCAAAATCCGAACACGGGCGAACCGGGCGGCCTCATCATCCGCAAGAGAGGTTGTCATGTTCGATTTCGATGTCGTCACCGGCCCCACCCAGCCGCCCCATTGCCCGCTGGCCGATGAGCCGGACGCCTCCGAGTCGGCCCAGCCGGCGGCCGTACAGGCCGCCGCTGCCGCCGCCCACACCGCACCGAATGCGGGAATGGAGGGAAAGCCGCGATCCTGAGCCGCGACCGGGCCGGCGATTCCGGCTTGCGGGCCCTGCATCCCAGCTTTGGATCAAAGAAATCACGAATCCTGACTATGTTCTGCCGGCTGTTGTCGTATACTCCCTTAGGGCAGATGTGTCCGGGTGGCGGCGCAGCCGGCCGCGACCTGGTGGGTAATCCTCGGCGGCACCCGAATCCGCGCTTTCGGGTTTCGGTGTGTTGGTCGGATCGGAAGAAGGATGACGGATCATGGCGGATGATGCTCTCTCAAGCGTCAGCTCTATGGTGTCCAGCCTCAACGCGTCGATCAAGAACGCGGTCGAGGCCATCAAGAGTTCGCAGAGCAATCAGGCCGTCGGCGATGTCCAGGAGTTTTCCAAGACAGTCAACAAATCGCCGCTGACCACCACGGCCGGCGCCACGGACATCGGCGTTCTGGCCAAGAACACCACGCGTCTGAACGTCGCCAGTACGCTGTCGGCGAACGACAAGGTCGATTTCTACAAGTTCAAGGTCACCTCCAAGGGTGAGATGACCATGGGCCAGGTCGGCGACGACGGCGTGCGCGTCCAACTGATGAACCGGCTGGGCCGGGTTCTGGCCGACAGCGACCCGAAATCCGGTGACGGATACGACGCCTTCAAGAAGCTGCAGGCCGGCAACCTGACGGTCGACAAGGGCGACTACACCCTGCGCGTCACGCGCGACAAGGGCCAGTCCGACAAGGACCCCAAGAACTACGCCATGCAGTTGGTGATGGGGAACTACAGCAAGGACTATGACACCGTGGCCAAGGCTCCAGCCAAGGGCGACACCGGCGCGGCGGCGCTGACCACGGGGCAGCAGGCGACGCTGGACGGGCTGAACAGCGCCATCGGCAGCCTGAATTCGATCCCCACCGGCCAGACCGGAACGCAGAAGCTGATGGGCAGCTTCAACCTCTTCGCCTGAGGCTTCGGCTCCGGCTGTGCTATGACGGTGCGGAGTTCATCCGTGCCGGAGCCTGACGTTGGCCAGCATCACCCTTCTGAGCCCCGCCGATCACCGCCGCGTTCCCTGGAAGAATGGCGGCGGCGTCACCACAGAACTTGCGGTGGAGCCGGCCGCGGACGGCCGGTTCCTGTGGCGGGTCAGCATCGCCGACGTCGTCGAACCCGGCCCGTTTTCGGCTTTTCCCGGTTATGACCGCCTGATCGCCGTGGTGGAGGGCGATGGCATGCGCCTGTCCATCGATGGCACCCCCCCGGTCGAGCGCCGCCGCCTGGACCCCGCCTTCGCCTTTCGCGGTGAAGCGGCGGTGTGGTGCGAGCCGTTGGCCGGCCCCATCCGCGACGTGAACCTGATGCTCGACCGTGCCTCGGCCACTGGCACGCTGACCCTGCATGCGGGCCCGGCCCTCCATCGCGCCGATGGCGGGGTGGTTTTGGTCCACGCGCTTGTCGGCACCCTGTCCGTAACCCTCGACGGCGGAGAACCCCAACTGCTTGCCCAGGGGCATAGTCTGCTTCTGCGCGACTCCGCCGCACAGATTGACGTGCCGGACGGGGCGGAGGGCGTGTGTGCGGAGATCCGGCGGCGTTATACCAGCGGCTCTTGATCCTGTCGNTGCGTCTGAGCGCCTGTCGTGATTCACCGGCAAGGGTGAATCTCGCCTGCCACTCAACCACACCACGGCCACCCTCTTTCCAGATCTTTTCCGGTCAAATCGACTTCGTGAACGGGCTGCGAAGGGCCGCAGTCATGTCCGCGTCTCAAGAACAACGAAAGCCCAGCGGATGTTCGGCCGCCCGAGCATATCGCTTCGCTCCGTGACATGGAGCGCGTCCAGCCCGTGCAAAGCTGCAAGCTCAATTGTTTCGTCTGCCGAGACTTCGAACATCCTCCGTCCTTCAGGCACCGGCCCATAACGCAGCGACATGCTGATCCGGCCATTCGGACTGAGGAGTCCCGCTAGGGATTCCATGGCTGTTCGCCGCTCTTGAATGTCCAGATGCATCCACACAGCCGTCAAAAGGATGAGATCGAAGCGATCCTTTCGACGATGAAGCTGTAGAAGATCGGGAAGATGATCATCGACCCATTCGATGGGCTTCCCGCCATGAAGGCGCAAACCCTCCTGTCGAAGCGCAGCGGTCGGCTCGACGGCAACGACCCTGTGGCCCAGCATGGCGAGCGCTGCGGCGTCGCGACCCGACCCCGCCCCGACGTCAAGGACCCGCGCGGGCGGTGAGGGAAAGAGATGCATCACCTCATGATGGACATCGGCAAATGTGATGCTCTCGTATTGCTCCGCCAGTGCTGGCGCGTTGTCGCCGTACCCTTGCGTTCCCTTGATCATCACGTCCTCTCCAAACCCATCTTGGTTCCGGACCGCGGCCGGAAGGTTTTGGACCTTATGGAAGCCGGCCCTGAGCCTTCGCCGACCGGATCAGGTCCGCGTACCAGCGCGCCGAGTCCTTCGGACTGCGGGCCAGGGTCTGGAAGTCGACATGGACGATGCCGAAGCGTTGGCCATAGCCGCTGCCCCATTCGAAATTATCCAGCAGCGACCAGACGAAATATCCCTGAACGTCGGCACCCTGGGCCATCGCATCGCGCATCGCGGCGTTGTAGATGGTCAGATAGTTGATGCGGTGCGGGTCGTGGACGGCGCCGTCGGGGCTGACGGTGTCGCTGCCGCCGCAACCGTTCTCCGTCACCACGATGGGCAGGCGGTAGCGGCGCTGGATGGTCAGCAACTCGTCCCGGAAAGCGTCGGGGAAGATCGCCCAGCCGACGCCGTGGGTCGGCGAATCGGGCGGCGCGTCGCCCCAGCCGTAGCCCCAGGTCCGGGCCGGATCGGCCTTGGCGAAGATCGGGCCGTAATGGTTCAGTCCGAACCAGTCCACTGGCCGGGCGATGCGCGCCATGTCGCCGGGCTGCACATAGGGTTCGATGGCGGCGGCGGTCTGCGGCGGATAATGGCCGAGGATCTGCGGGTCGCAGAAGACGAGGTTCCAATGCTCGTCCAGCAGCGCCGCCGCGGCGCGGTTCTCCGGCGTGTCGGTCTCGGGAATCACGACCTGACGATTGTGGATCGCGCCGATGGAGGCGCCCGGCACCAGAGCGCGCAGCACGTCCACCCCGGCGCCATGGGCGAGGTTGACGT
This genomic stretch from Azospirillum humicireducens harbors:
- a CDS encoding HupE/UreJ family protein, with amino-acid sequence MKRFSLASAVLLAGLVLPAVADAHTFGAHDAGFVHGFLHPVGGWDHLLAMVAVGLWAAQRGGAALWALPAAFVTAMIGGGLLGMAGIGLPAVELGIAGSVIVLGALVAAQSRLSLPVSLAAVALFALFHGHAHGAEMPEAAQPLLYGLGFALATALLHGAGVAVALSLRGVAREGKGGLVLRGLGAAIGLGGVALVTLA
- a CDS encoding HutD family protein is translated as MASITLLSPADHRRVPWKNGGGVTTELAVEPAADGRFLWRVSIADVVEPGPFSAFPGYDRLIAVVEGDGMRLSIDGTPPVERRRLDPAFAFRGEAAVWCEPLAGPIRDVNLMLDRASATGTLTLHAGPALHRADGGVVLVHALVGTLSVTLDGGEPQLLAQGHSLLLRDSAAQIDVPDGAEGVCAEIRRRYTSGS
- a CDS encoding GH1 family beta-glucosidase; protein product: MTDPTSPYPPGPYPPGFVWGVSTSAYQIEGAAAKDGRGASIWDIRCRTQGGVVNGDTGDVACDHYHRMPEDVALMKGLGVDAYRFSVSWPRVLPRGKGAVNEAGLDFYDRLIDRLLEAGIEPWLCLYHWDLPQALQDLGGWSARDCAGWYADYAALCARRYGDRVKRWITFNEFSVFTLFGYAIPWAAPGIVDRAQHLRAIHHVNLAHGAGVDVLRALVPGASIGAIHNRQVVIPETDTPENRAAAALLDEHWNLVFCDPQILGHYPPQTAAAIEPYVQPGDMARIARPVDWFGLNHYGPIFAKADPARTWGYGWGDAPPDSPTHGVGWAIFPDAFRDELLTIQRRYRLPIVVTENGCGGSDTVSPDGAVHDPHRINYLTIYNAAMRDAMAQGADVQGYFVWSLLDNFEWGSGYGQRFGIVHVDFQTLARSPKDSARWYADLIRSAKAQGRLP
- a CDS encoding DUF3618 domain-containing protein, whose product is MTHHNDAIPSAAPSASVPSDHAAAAGATTATQNRRPEEIEHEIESIRARMDAVIDEIEFRLSPGQMSGGVVQVVRDVIQGGGDGMSGRIARAVRANPVPVALMGVGALWLAWAVARTPESTTEFDDYDSRGRQLDPRGRHLLTDLIAACRDGSDAFRRADMTIADPALSSRLEALADQLDRSAMALDTELRDGGGWIETAGDGGLVWSPLHGLAEASARSVVAGIGGTAGRGDLLARLEIGLDGTLALFRDALRDAPDDHLQVVIGAQFHAVETARHRVGALREAVV
- a CDS encoding class I SAM-dependent methyltransferase, with protein sequence MIKGTQGYGDNAPALAEQYESITFADVHHEVMHLFPSPPARVLDVGAGSGRDAAALAMLGHRVVAVEPTAALRQEGLRLHGGKPIEWVDDHLPDLLQLHRRKDRFDLILLTAVWMHLDIQERRTAMESLAGLLSPNGRISMSLRYGPVPEGRRMFEVSADETIELAALHGLDALHVTERSDMLGRPNIRWAFVVLETRT
- a CDS encoding YihY/virulence factor BrkB family protein, whose protein sequence is MLGLSRRHYHERRNRVTGHHAANDARGGSRGGRGRSAETPSDIPRQGWKDILLRVWDEQSKDNLSMLAAGVAYYGLLAIFPAIAALVSIYGLVADPAMIETQLGQMGGLLPPEALSIVSDQARKVATAPSQGLGFGLVFGLLLTLWSASRGTNSMVTALNIAYGEQETRGIIKLALLSMSLTVAGLLFVIVAMVMIVAVPAAIAIVGLQETPVGWIASLARWPILAVAIILGLAVFYRYAPDRREPQWRWVSWGSVTATLVWLLGSLGFSIYVSNFGSYNETYGSVGAVVVLLLWFNLTSYVVLLGAELNAEIEHQTARDTTARNGHPARPLGQRDAYVADTVGERKAG
- a CDS encoding nickel-dependent hydrogenase large subunit — its product is MTAATFPAEGSVSVRLRLDSRSGAGNMGAAIIGRSEVAARRPRAVVALVGRRAEEAVRLAPLLFSLCGTAQGLAVARACEAALGIDAGTQETARRLLSDAEALDSHGWQAVVEWPARLGVPSRPAALRALRQAVSAVMPALYPGKDGVRPGGGVLRPDGAALRAALDRMDAWLAEEVFAGPPPRDADDLARWAGHGASDAARLAARLLGPGLAGWGAGDIPMLGESTPDWFAAALSGDPTFASRPRYEGGPALTGPLERQAAHPLVASVTERFGNGLARLFAARLADLAELPRRMEAAIADLRPADPSMAAGPAPGSGCGVAETARGRLAHWLRLDEAGRIADARMVAPTDWNFAPDGPLARGLAGAEVRGRDDAAERARLLVAMLDPCVACGIEVHE